The Sphingopyxis fribergensis genome contains a region encoding:
- a CDS encoding thioredoxin domain-containing protein, with amino-acid sequence MTASLRIALLSSLGALALAGCGDGATDPSKEQSVVAKVAPPAGKSWSQVVRVDGDGVVMGNPDAPIKLEEYGAFTCGHCAQFAKDSHEELKRDFVDTGRVSYKLTPFMLHPVDAISGAIVKCTGPDRFFPLADATFLEHEAFIAGASKPQPGIEDAMKLPPAQRFVALAKGWGIDQFYQQRGVPAATIQACLSKVENVEAIEKGTNNAVEQHQINSTPSFVINGQVAEGINGWGPLRDRLRTMGAR; translated from the coding sequence ATGACCGCATCGCTTCGTATCGCCCTATTGTCCTCGCTTGGCGCGCTCGCGCTCGCCGGTTGTGGCGACGGCGCGACCGATCCCTCCAAGGAACAGTCCGTGGTCGCCAAGGTCGCACCCCCCGCCGGCAAGAGCTGGTCGCAGGTCGTGCGCGTCGACGGCGACGGCGTCGTGATGGGCAACCCCGACGCACCGATCAAACTCGAAGAATATGGCGCCTTTACCTGCGGTCATTGCGCGCAGTTCGCCAAGGATTCGCACGAAGAGCTGAAGCGCGATTTCGTCGACACCGGCCGCGTGTCGTACAAGCTGACGCCGTTCATGCTTCATCCGGTCGACGCGATTTCGGGCGCTATCGTCAAATGCACCGGCCCCGACCGCTTCTTCCCGCTCGCCGATGCAACCTTCCTCGAGCATGAAGCCTTCATCGCAGGCGCGTCGAAGCCGCAGCCGGGGATCGAGGACGCGATGAAGCTGCCCCCCGCACAGCGCTTCGTCGCGCTCGCCAAGGGTTGGGGCATCGATCAATTCTATCAGCAGCGCGGCGTCCCCGCCGCGACGATCCAGGCGTGCCTCAGCAAGGTCGAAAATGTCGAGGCGATTGAAAAGGGCACCAACAACGCGGTCGAGCAACATCAGATCAACAGCACACCGTCGTTCGTGATCAACGGCCAGGTTGCCGAAGGAATCAACGGCTGGGGTCCGCTCCGCGACCGCCTGCGCACGATGGGCGCGCGTTAA
- a CDS encoding thioredoxin domain-containing protein → MSAFDEPLLDRRAAMLALSGAALGLIAATPAKPTLWSQTVTTTPIGAFLVGNPAAKVRVVEYFSYTCHVCADFAKAGTLPLKTQYVDRGLILFEYRNLVRDPVDMTAALLARCGGPGAFAGNHQALFNNFPAMIAKIQKATESQKKNWFEGTTGERARKIAAGTGLTALMRARGYSQAQIDAALDSEVAQAELTGMTNIGLNADNVEGTPSFFVNGRNAEVTAWPALKSKLDLALKAS, encoded by the coding sequence ATGTCCGCTTTTGACGAACCGCTTCTCGATCGCCGCGCGGCGATGCTGGCGCTTTCGGGCGCCGCGCTCGGTCTGATCGCCGCGACGCCAGCGAAACCCACGCTCTGGTCGCAGACCGTCACAACGACGCCTATCGGCGCCTTCCTCGTCGGCAATCCGGCCGCCAAGGTTCGAGTCGTCGAATATTTCAGCTACACCTGTCACGTCTGCGCCGATTTCGCGAAAGCGGGGACGCTGCCGCTGAAGACGCAATATGTCGACCGCGGGCTCATATTGTTCGAATATCGCAACCTCGTCCGCGACCCGGTCGACATGACCGCCGCGCTGCTCGCACGCTGCGGCGGCCCTGGGGCCTTCGCGGGCAATCATCAGGCGCTCTTCAACAATTTCCCCGCGATGATCGCCAAGATCCAGAAGGCGACCGAGTCGCAGAAAAAAAACTGGTTCGAGGGCACCACCGGCGAGCGCGCGCGCAAGATCGCCGCCGGCACGGGCCTCACCGCGCTGATGCGCGCGCGTGGCTATTCGCAGGCGCAGATCGACGCCGCGCTCGACAGCGAGGTCGCACAGGCGGAGCTCACCGGCATGACCAACATTGGCCTTAATGCCGACAATGTCGAAGGCACGCCAAGCTTCTTCGTCAACGGCCGCAACGCCGAAGTCACCGCCTGGCCCGCGCTCAAATCGAAACTCGACCTTGCGCTCAAGGCCTCGTAA
- a CDS encoding DUF721 domain-containing protein, with protein sequence MTKDAGEDKPAKKAKAKSGAKSTKPPVRPYERPRGGEARMVSDLVPEIGRAAFRKFGFVQSSVVSRWREIVGDRLADVTQPAMIRFPAGQKAGGTLHLTISGAHAPMLQHVAPDIIAAVNRFFGYAAVAQVRMTHGQVTPAPPVQPPAMLKPVPAELGDSLRDIGDPELRTVLERMAAGLAAAPKLPRIS encoded by the coding sequence ATGACGAAAGACGCGGGAGAGGATAAGCCGGCCAAAAAGGCGAAGGCGAAGAGCGGGGCCAAGAGCACCAAGCCGCCGGTGCGCCCCTATGAACGCCCACGCGGCGGCGAAGCGCGCATGGTGTCCGACCTCGTCCCCGAAATCGGCCGCGCCGCCTTTCGCAAATTCGGTTTTGTGCAAAGTTCGGTGGTCAGCCGCTGGCGCGAGATCGTCGGCGACCGCCTCGCCGACGTCACCCAGCCCGCGATGATCCGTTTTCCGGCGGGCCAGAAAGCGGGGGGCACGCTACACCTGACGATCAGCGGTGCGCACGCACCGATGTTGCAACATGTCGCGCCCGACATCATCGCCGCGGTCAACCGCTTCTTCGGTTATGCCGCCGTTGCGCAGGTCCGCATGACGCACGGCCAGGTCACCCCCGCGCCGCCCGTTCAGCCACCGGCAATGCTGAAACCCGTACCCGCCGAACTGGGGGACAGCCTGCGCGACATCGGCGACCCGGAACTGCGCACCGTGCTCGAACGCATGGCCGCGGGACTGGCGGCGGCGCCCAAACTGCCTCGCATAAGCTAA
- a CDS encoding A/G-specific adenine glycosylase, producing MSVQTSDIVGDFAGRLLDWYDQSARVLPWRIAPNSGGDPDPYRVWLAEVMLQQTTVAAVAGYFARFTERWPTVADLAAAGDADVMAAWAGLGYYARARNLLACARVVMRDHGGRFPDSEAGLRALPGIGDYTAASVAAIAFGRAAVVIDANVERVIARHRLIETPLPMAKREIRAALALLVPGDRPGDFAQALMDLGATVCTPRGPACAICPLMADCRARGRADIERLPVKPPKKAKPHRHGLAHWIEQDGQLWLVRRPDKGMLGGMRALPGGEWGEVPSESGIVSVDHGFTHFDLTLTLVRRAAPHEGPDAAAEGLWWPIADLDAAGLPTLYRKLTDKMLERDA from the coding sequence GTGAGCGTCCAGACTTCCGACATCGTTGGCGACTTCGCGGGGCGGCTGCTCGACTGGTACGACCAGTCGGCGCGGGTGCTGCCGTGGCGGATCGCGCCGAACAGTGGCGGCGACCCCGATCCCTATCGCGTCTGGCTGGCCGAGGTCATGTTGCAGCAGACGACCGTCGCTGCGGTCGCGGGCTATTTCGCGCGCTTTACCGAGCGTTGGCCGACGGTTGCCGATCTGGCGGCGGCGGGCGATGCCGATGTCATGGCGGCGTGGGCGGGGCTTGGCTATTATGCCCGCGCGCGCAATCTGCTCGCCTGCGCGCGCGTGGTTATGCGCGACCATGGTGGGCGCTTTCCCGATAGCGAAGCGGGGCTGCGCGCGCTGCCCGGGATCGGCGATTATACCGCGGCGTCGGTCGCGGCGATTGCCTTTGGCCGCGCGGCGGTGGTCATTGACGCGAATGTCGAGCGCGTGATCGCGCGCCACCGGCTGATCGAGACACCGCTGCCGATGGCGAAGCGCGAGATTCGTGCCGCTTTGGCGCTGCTGGTGCCGGGCGATCGACCGGGCGATTTCGCTCAGGCGCTGATGGACCTTGGTGCGACGGTCTGCACGCCGCGTGGACCGGCGTGCGCAATCTGTCCGTTGATGGCGGACTGCCGCGCGCGCGGCCGGGCGGATATCGAGCGCTTGCCGGTCAAGCCGCCGAAGAAGGCGAAGCCGCATCGCCACGGGCTTGCGCACTGGATCGAGCAGGACGGGCAGCTGTGGCTCGTCCGTCGCCCCGACAAGGGCATGCTCGGCGGGATGCGTGCGCTGCCCGGCGGCGAATGGGGCGAGGTGCCATCCGAGTCGGGAATTGTCAGCGTCGATCATGGTTTTACCCATTTCGACCTGACGCTGACCTTGGTTCGGCGCGCGGCTCCCCACGAAGGCCCCGATGCCGCAGCGGAAGGCCTATGGTGGCCGATCGCAGACCTTGACGCGGCGGGGCTGCCGACGCTCTATCGCAAACTGACCGACAAGATGCTGGAGAGAGACGCATGA
- a CDS encoding serine hydrolase domain-containing protein translates to MNMMVSRRALMGGMALAGAGALLPRAALAWKVDGAALYPATDAFIKGFVDRRELAGTLAAIGKGQEAPLFFGAGVQSNDSATPVGPDTLWRLYSMTKPVTGIAAMLLIEDGKMKLDQPIADFLPAFANMKVQNVPDGSITDVRPAKGPITVRQLLTHTAGLGYNIIQKGPIKKAYDDNGIAGGQASRLPIPGFAPVTPAPSLAVMADRLAALPLVYEPGTKWSYSISLDLMGRLIEVVSGQPFDAFLKARLFDPLGMTSTGFMVAAKDVPRFTSNYAPFGGALIPFDPAASSIYLDRPPYPMGGGGLVSSARDYDRFLAMLLGEGETGGVRVMKRETARLAMSNLLADSVDRKGTFIDGQGFGAGGRVSLPTSPGGEGIFGWAGAAGTIGFVHRGLGYRVGGYTQIMPPDAVPFQGKFGETFFKDVTG, encoded by the coding sequence ATGAACATGATGGTGTCGCGCCGCGCGCTGATGGGTGGAATGGCGCTGGCTGGTGCGGGGGCGTTGCTGCCGCGCGCCGCGCTCGCGTGGAAGGTCGACGGCGCCGCGCTCTATCCCGCGACCGATGCGTTCATCAAAGGTTTCGTCGACCGCCGCGAACTCGCGGGCACGCTCGCCGCGATCGGCAAGGGACAGGAGGCACCGCTATTTTTCGGCGCCGGGGTGCAGTCGAACGATTCTGCGACGCCGGTCGGCCCCGACACGCTGTGGCGCCTCTATTCGATGACCAAGCCGGTCACGGGCATCGCCGCGATGCTGCTGATCGAAGACGGCAAAATGAAGCTCGACCAGCCGATCGCCGACTTCCTGCCCGCCTTTGCGAATATGAAGGTGCAGAATGTGCCCGACGGTTCGATCACCGACGTGCGGCCCGCGAAAGGCCCGATCACGGTGCGCCAGCTGCTCACCCACACCGCGGGGCTCGGATATAACATCATCCAGAAGGGGCCGATCAAAAAGGCCTATGACGACAATGGCATCGCCGGCGGGCAGGCGAGCCGCCTGCCGATACCGGGTTTTGCGCCGGTGACGCCCGCGCCGAGCCTCGCCGTGATGGCCGACCGGCTCGCGGCGTTACCGCTCGTCTATGAACCCGGCACCAAATGGAGCTATTCGATCAGTCTCGACCTGATGGGACGGTTGATCGAGGTCGTGTCGGGGCAGCCGTTCGATGCGTTCCTGAAGGCGCGGCTGTTCGATCCGCTCGGCATGACGAGCACCGGTTTCATGGTCGCCGCGAAGGATGTGCCGCGCTTCACCAGCAATTATGCGCCGTTCGGCGGCGCGCTGATCCCCTTCGATCCCGCGGCGAGTTCGATCTATCTCGACCGGCCGCCCTATCCCATGGGCGGCGGCGGACTGGTGTCGAGCGCGCGCGATTACGACCGATTCCTCGCGATGCTGCTGGGCGAGGGCGAAACGGGCGGCGTGCGCGTAATGAAGCGTGAAACCGCGCGGCTCGCGATGTCGAACCTGCTCGCCGACAGCGTCGACCGCAAAGGGACCTTCATCGATGGGCAGGGCTTTGGCGCCGGCGGCCGCGTGTCATTGCCGACCTCGCCGGGCGGCGAGGGGATTTTCGGCTGGGCGGGCGCCGCAGGGACGATCGGCTTCGTCCACCGCGGGCTCGGCTATCGCGTCGGTGGCTATACGCAGATCATGCCGCCCGACGCGGTGCCGTTCCAGGGCAAGTTCGGCGAGACCTTCTTCAAGGATGTGACCGGCTGA
- the nudC gene encoding NAD(+) diphosphatase: MPLPLGFTGAWLDRADQLRTNAEAFAIAATDPRARCLVLDGIDFVPSEGGGLLWEPLDPADDRALMLLGIDDDGIPHFVREAPAGVRIDARSRTVMRLLPLLSGEDAALYGGARSLVDWHARHRFCAVCGSSTDLFRGGWGRRCGSCNAEHFPRVDPVVIMLAECDGRVLVGRQGGFPPGFFSALAGFVEPGESLEEAVARELFEEAGIRVSDVSYVASQPWPFPSSLMIGCRAVAKDPLLTLDTTEIEAAMWVDKAEVRAALAGDMGAPFMAPPPLAIARYLLEDWVGR, translated from the coding sequence ATGCCCTTGCCGCTCGGCTTTACGGGGGCGTGGCTCGACCGTGCCGATCAGCTGCGGACGAATGCCGAGGCGTTTGCCATTGCGGCGACCGATCCGCGGGCGCGCTGCCTTGTGCTCGACGGCATCGATTTTGTTCCGAGCGAGGGCGGTGGGTTGCTCTGGGAGCCGCTCGACCCCGCCGACGACCGTGCGCTGATGCTGCTCGGGATCGACGATGACGGAATCCCGCATTTCGTGCGCGAGGCTCCGGCCGGCGTGCGGATCGATGCGCGGTCGCGGACGGTGATGCGGTTGCTGCCCTTGCTCTCAGGCGAGGATGCGGCGCTCTATGGCGGTGCGCGCAGCCTCGTCGACTGGCACGCGCGCCACCGTTTCTGCGCGGTCTGCGGATCGTCGACCGATCTGTTTCGCGGCGGATGGGGGCGGCGCTGCGGCAGCTGCAACGCCGAACATTTCCCGCGCGTCGATCCCGTCGTGATCATGCTCGCCGAATGCGATGGGCGCGTGCTCGTCGGGCGGCAGGGCGGTTTTCCGCCGGGATTTTTCTCGGCGCTCGCGGGCTTCGTCGAGCCGGGTGAATCACTGGAGGAAGCGGTTGCGCGCGAATTGTTCGAAGAGGCGGGCATTCGCGTTTCAGATGTTTCCTATGTGGCGAGCCAGCCCTGGCCCTTTCCTTCGTCCTTGATGATCGGGTGCCGCGCGGTCGCCAAGGACCCCCTGCTGACGCTCGACACGACCGAGATCGAGGCGGCGATGTGGGTCGACAAGGCCGAGGTGCGCGCTGCGCTGGCGGGCGACATGGGCGCGCCGTTCATGGCGCCGCCGCCGCTGGCGATCGCGCGCTATCTGCTGGAGGACTGGGTGGGTCGGTAG
- a CDS encoding DUF2497 domain-containing protein: MEDILSSIRRVIARDEAPGSVREARFAENDDILDLQDEEEDVVPEAAPVTEELVSEASADAARQSLEALTAAVAPAVAAATVAAPAVGGRTMEDVVLDALRPMLKQWLDANLPALVEAMVAKEISRITGKKF, encoded by the coding sequence ATGGAAGATATCTTGTCGTCGATTCGGCGCGTAATCGCTCGTGACGAGGCGCCCGGCAGTGTTCGCGAAGCGCGGTTTGCCGAAAATGACGATATTCTCGACCTTCAGGACGAAGAGGAAGACGTGGTGCCCGAAGCCGCGCCCGTAACCGAAGAGCTTGTCTCCGAAGCGAGCGCCGATGCCGCGCGCCAGTCGCTCGAGGCGCTGACCGCCGCCGTCGCGCCCGCCGTCGCCGCGGCGACCGTCGCCGCGCCGGCCGTAGGCGGCCGCACGATGGAGGATGTCGTCCTCGACGCGCTGCGTCCGATGCTCAAGCAATGGCTCGACGCCAACCTGCCCGCGCTGGTCGAGGCGATGGTGGCCAAGGAAATCAGCCGGATCACCGGCAAGAAATTCTAA
- a CDS encoding TolC family outer membrane protein: MNDNNKKQSLRRSRWLAGLAVGALMLPAAVQAETLQGALAKAYENNPTLTGARAGQRANDENVPIQKSFGLPEVNTRADYEENIITPGNSFNSPMRSVTGSGQLSVPIYQGGAVRNAVRAAKFRVEAGQADLRATEASIFSQTVGAYMDVIRDQAIVQLNQKNVSVLRTNLQATSDRFEIGDLTRTDVAQSEARLALAEGDLRNAEANLIGSRESYIRLVGDAPTDLQAPPTLPNLPANAEEAVAIALTSNPDIEAANQLVNASKADIGAAKAARAPKLSATLSGNYNNYLGSLNSGVTGVGVTQETSAAAAGVSVTLPIFTGGRRSAQVRQAQSRGSQAIEQYIETERGVIAQTRGAYAAWQANERIIAATQQAVSANALSLEGVRAENSVGTRSILDILNAEQEYLNTQVQLVSAQRNSYVAAFSVLAAMGKAEARDLGIEGGALYDPEVNYRRVKGELWDWADDPAPQQVATDTRAVPAATATVPVGPPSLTPQ; this comes from the coding sequence ATGAACGATAACAACAAGAAACAGTCCCTTCGCCGGTCCCGCTGGCTCGCCGGCCTCGCGGTCGGAGCGCTGATGCTGCCCGCGGCGGTGCAGGCCGAAACATTGCAGGGTGCGCTGGCCAAGGCCTATGAAAACAACCCGACGCTGACCGGCGCGCGCGCGGGACAGCGCGCGAATGACGAAAATGTGCCGATTCAGAAAAGCTTCGGGCTGCCCGAGGTCAACACCCGCGCCGATTATGAAGAAAATATCATCACCCCAGGCAACAGCTTCAACTCGCCGATGCGCTCGGTCACCGGGTCGGGCCAATTGTCGGTGCCGATCTATCAGGGCGGCGCGGTCCGCAACGCCGTGCGCGCCGCCAAATTTCGCGTCGAGGCCGGGCAAGCCGACCTTCGCGCGACCGAAGCGAGCATATTTTCGCAGACCGTCGGCGCCTATATGGACGTCATTCGCGATCAGGCGATCGTCCAGCTCAATCAGAAGAATGTCTCGGTCCTGCGCACCAATTTGCAGGCGACCAGCGACCGCTTCGAGATCGGCGACCTGACGCGCACCGACGTCGCGCAGTCGGAGGCGCGGCTCGCGCTCGCCGAAGGCGACCTGCGCAACGCCGAGGCGAACCTGATTGGCAGCCGCGAATCCTATATCCGGCTTGTCGGCGACGCGCCGACCGACTTGCAGGCGCCCCCGACGCTCCCGAACCTTCCCGCGAATGCCGAGGAAGCGGTGGCGATCGCACTGACCAGCAATCCCGACATCGAAGCGGCGAATCAGTTGGTCAACGCGTCGAAGGCCGATATCGGCGCCGCAAAGGCGGCACGCGCACCGAAACTGTCCGCGACGCTCAGCGGAAATTATAATAATTACCTCGGCTCGCTGAACAGCGGCGTCACCGGCGTCGGCGTGACGCAGGAAACCTCGGCCGCCGCCGCAGGCGTCTCGGTGACGCTGCCGATCTTCACCGGCGGCCGCCGCTCGGCCCAGGTGCGGCAGGCGCAGTCGCGCGGTAGCCAGGCGATCGAACAATATATCGAAACCGAACGCGGCGTGATCGCGCAGACGCGCGGCGCCTATGCCGCGTGGCAGGCGAACGAACGAATCATCGCCGCGACGCAGCAGGCGGTGAGCGCCAATGCGCTATCGCTGGAGGGTGTACGCGCCGAAAACAGCGTCGGCACGCGGTCGATCCTCGACATTTTGAACGCCGAACAGGAATATCTGAACACGCAGGTCCAGCTCGTCTCGGCGCAGCGCAACTCCTATGTCGCTGCCTTCTCGGTCCTCGCCGCAATGGGCAAGGCCGAAGCCCGCGATCTCGGCATCGAAGGTGGCGCGCTCTATGATCCCGAAGTCAATTACCGGCGCGTGAAAGGCGAGCTCTGGGATTGGGCAGACGATCCGGCGCCGCAGCAGGTCGCGACCGACACCCGCGCCGTCCCCGCGGCAACCGCCACCGTTCCCGTCGGCCCGCCCTCGCTGACGCCACAATAA
- a CDS encoding protein-L-isoaspartate O-methyltransferase family protein has protein sequence MATKFSEITAAEMRSVMIDSQLRTNDVIDPAVIGAMAAAPREAHVPATLASVAYMDRAIALGHGRVLNAPLVTGRMLVAAAIRPGQRVLLVGSATGYTAGLLARLGAEVHAVEEQDELMATAKSATVHDNIHWVAGPLAAGAPGAAPFDRIIIEGAIETLPDALVAQLADGGRLVAARREGAVTRLAEGVKAGGAVALRSFADMDVAPLPGFAAPAGFKF, from the coding sequence ATGGCGACGAAGTTTAGCGAAATCACGGCGGCAGAGATGCGTTCTGTCATGATCGACAGCCAGCTCAGGACCAACGACGTCATCGACCCCGCGGTCATCGGCGCGATGGCCGCGGCACCGCGCGAGGCGCATGTGCCCGCTACGCTCGCCAGTGTCGCCTATATGGACCGCGCGATCGCGCTGGGACATGGCCGCGTATTGAACGCGCCGCTGGTCACCGGCCGCATGCTCGTCGCCGCGGCGATCCGCCCCGGCCAACGCGTACTGCTGGTCGGCAGCGCGACGGGCTATACCGCCGGACTGCTCGCTCGGCTCGGCGCCGAGGTCCATGCCGTCGAGGAACAAGACGAACTGATGGCTACCGCCAAGAGCGCGACCGTCCATGACAATATCCACTGGGTCGCGGGCCCGCTGGCCGCCGGGGCACCGGGCGCCGCGCCGTTCGACCGCATCATCATCGAGGGCGCGATCGAAACTTTGCCCGACGCGCTCGTCGCGCAACTCGCCGACGGCGGCCGACTGGTCGCGGCGCGGCGCGAGGGAGCGGTGACGCGGCTCGCCGAGGGCGTGAAGGCCGGGGGCGCGGTTGCGCTGCGCAGCTTTGCCGACATGGACGTCGCACCCTTGCCGGGCTTTGCCGCACCGGCGGGGTTCAAGTTTTAA
- a CDS encoding tyrosine-type recombinase/integrase produces MALTDAAIRTAKPREKSYKVADSKGLYLQINPGGSKLWRLKYRINGVERKLALGAYPEISLAEAREARDAARKQVAHSIDPNFAKREARIEASVRARNSFAHVADDLIQKKTREGLAAPTLKKMHWFVKLLGPEFGRRPIADITPHEILHELRKHERRGRLETANLLRSFVSRVFRYAVATARADRDPAQLLIGALTIPKVKHFSAITDPVVFGGLLRAIDDYQGDPAVMAALKLTPHLFQRPGEMRQMEWSEINFDKAVWTIPEGKMKMRQPHAVPLSRQALAILADMRILSGSGQYVFPSVRTRSRPISDNTLNASLRRMGYPKDQMTAHGFRTSASSLLNESGYWNPDAIERALAHAVGGTIRRIYNQSAYWAERVEMAQWWSDYLDDLREGGNRCPSPRPHPRPGYGIGRATPIGVSRGLPLASYSPRTRRSWG; encoded by the coding sequence ATGGCGCTGACAGATGCTGCAATCCGAACCGCCAAGCCTAGAGAAAAGTCATACAAGGTTGCAGATTCGAAGGGCCTGTACCTCCAAATCAATCCCGGTGGCAGCAAGCTTTGGCGGTTGAAGTATCGTATCAACGGCGTAGAGCGGAAACTGGCACTAGGCGCTTATCCCGAAATCAGTTTGGCCGAGGCTCGCGAGGCGCGCGACGCTGCGCGCAAGCAAGTGGCGCATTCGATCGACCCGAATTTCGCAAAACGGGAAGCGCGAATTGAAGCGAGCGTGCGCGCTCGCAACAGCTTCGCGCATGTCGCCGACGATCTCATTCAGAAGAAGACCCGCGAAGGTTTGGCCGCGCCGACACTGAAGAAAATGCACTGGTTCGTGAAGCTGTTGGGTCCTGAATTCGGCAGACGCCCAATCGCCGACATCACTCCGCATGAAATCTTGCACGAACTTCGCAAGCATGAACGGCGAGGTCGGCTTGAAACCGCTAATCTTCTAAGGTCATTCGTCAGTCGGGTTTTCCGATATGCGGTCGCGACCGCGCGCGCGGATCGCGATCCTGCGCAACTGTTGATCGGGGCGCTGACGATCCCGAAGGTGAAGCATTTTTCGGCGATCACCGATCCAGTGGTATTTGGCGGACTGTTGCGCGCAATCGATGATTATCAAGGTGACCCAGCTGTAATGGCGGCGTTAAAACTTACGCCCCATCTGTTCCAGCGTCCCGGTGAAATGCGCCAGATGGAGTGGAGCGAGATCAATTTCGACAAGGCGGTCTGGACGATCCCGGAAGGCAAGATGAAGATGCGCCAGCCCCACGCCGTACCGCTTTCGCGGCAGGCGCTCGCGATCCTTGCCGACATGCGAATTTTGTCGGGTTCAGGCCAATATGTCTTTCCGTCGGTCCGCACCCGGTCGCGACCCATCAGCGACAATACGTTGAACGCCTCGCTGCGGCGCATGGGATATCCCAAGGATCAAATGACGGCGCATGGTTTTCGCACATCGGCATCGTCGCTCCTCAACGAATCGGGATATTGGAATCCCGACGCGATCGAGCGCGCCCTCGCCCACGCGGTCGGCGGCACCATTCGCCGCATCTATAATCAGTCAGCCTATTGGGCCGAACGTGTCGAGATGGCTCAGTGGTGGAGCGATTATCTCGACGATCTGCGTGAAGGAGGAAACCGATGCCCGTCGCCGAGACCCCACCCTCGACCGGGATATGGAATCGGACGGGCGACGCCCATAGGAGTCTCTCGCGGATTGCCGCTCGCCTCCTATTCGCCAAGGACAAGGAGGAGCTGGGGCTAG
- a CDS encoding helix-turn-helix domain-containing protein, with product MEPLVLSINETAKVLGIGRSSVYALIKSGSLDAIRIGTRTLLTTESIRRLTQSAN from the coding sequence ATGGAACCCCTAGTCCTTTCGATCAACGAAACCGCGAAGGTTCTCGGTATCGGCCGGTCCTCGGTTTATGCCCTGATCAAGTCGGGATCGCTCGACGCGATAAGGATCGGGACGCGAACCTTGCTGACCACAGAGTCGATCCGGCGCTTGACTCAATCAGCCAATTGA